In the Synergistaceae bacterium genome, one interval contains:
- a CDS encoding chemotaxis protein CheW has translation MAVQTGEVVSTSQKEINQKEANQKDVNLEALGEEHINLVFALGNEDFGVDVNIVREIVRVPPFITRVPNAPSYIRGVINLRGTIVPVFDTQLKIDMPSTPLTEEARIVVLSVSDIMFGIIVNSVREVRTIYESQLEAATRLSSAMDKRYVTWVAKPADGRLILLLDISSLFDLDQILVEEA, from the coding sequence ATGGCTGTGCAGACGGGAGAGGTCGTCAGCACCTCGCAAAAGGAGATCAATCAGAAGGAAGCCAACCAGAAAGACGTCAATCTGGAGGCTTTGGGGGAAGAGCATATCAATCTGGTTTTCGCTCTGGGCAACGAGGATTTTGGAGTGGACGTCAATATCGTACGGGAAATCGTTCGGGTTCCTCCTTTCATTACCCGCGTTCCCAACGCGCCGAGTTACATACGGGGTGTCATCAACCTGCGGGGAACCATCGTGCCCGTGTTCGACACTCAGCTCAAAATTGACATGCCCTCGACTCCTCTGACGGAGGAAGCGCGGATTGTGGTTCTTTCCGTAAGCGACATCATGTTTGGGATCATCGTCAACTCCGTGCGGGAAGTCCGTACGATTTACGAGTCTCAGCTGGAGGCCGCCACCCGGCTTTCTTCCGCTATGGACAAGCGTTACGTCACGTGGGTGGCAAAACCGGCGGACGGTCGCCTCATTCTGCTGCTGGATATTTCATCGCTCTTCGATCTGGATCAAATCCTGGTCGAAGAAGCATAA
- a CDS encoding purine-nucleoside phosphorylase, whose translation MSNNEHYYEKVAEALAFIRSIAGDFQPATAIVLGSGLGNVAEAVQEPRIIETKDIPHWPRSTAPGHAGQIVLGTVEGRPVALLKGRVHYYEGYDMRQVTFSTRVLGMWKVRQYIGTNASGCIDAALNAGDVVLVQDHINHMGTNPLIGSHESKWGVRFPDMTHAYSPRLLKLCERAAAAAGVQVHRGVYIAFSGPSYETPAEIRMARVLGASVVGMSTVPEVIVANAMGMETAVISCVGNKAAGLSDEILTEEEVLSAMQAASDRIAALLRALMRTLSDERL comes from the coding sequence ATGTCCAACAACGAACATTACTATGAAAAAGTCGCGGAAGCCCTGGCCTTTATCCGCTCCATCGCCGGAGATTTCCAGCCCGCCACGGCCATTGTGCTGGGCTCCGGGCTGGGAAACGTCGCCGAGGCGGTCCAGGAACCGCGAATCATTGAGACAAAGGACATTCCCCACTGGCCTCGATCGACTGCCCCGGGTCACGCGGGACAAATCGTCCTGGGAACCGTCGAGGGACGCCCGGTGGCCCTTCTGAAGGGGCGCGTCCATTATTACGAGGGTTACGATATGAGACAGGTCACCTTTTCAACCCGGGTTCTGGGGATGTGGAAGGTGCGCCAGTACATCGGGACCAACGCGTCGGGTTGCATCGACGCCGCCCTGAATGCGGGGGATGTGGTTCTGGTTCAGGATCATATCAACCACATGGGGACCAATCCTCTGATCGGCTCTCACGAGAGCAAATGGGGAGTCCGCTTCCCCGACATGACCCACGCCTACTCCCCACGCCTGCTGAAGCTCTGCGAACGGGCCGCCGCGGCCGCGGGAGTCCAGGTTCACCGCGGAGTGTATATCGCCTTTTCCGGCCCCTCCTATGAAACGCCGGCGGAAATCCGGATGGCCAGGGTTCTGGGCGCTTCGGTGGTGGGTATGTCCACCGTTCCGGAGGTCATCGTCGCCAACGCCATGGGGATGGAAACAGCGGTTATTTCCTGCGTGGGAAACAAGGCCGCCGGACTCTCCGACGAAATCCTGACCGAAGAGGAAGTTCTGTCGGCCATGCAGGCCGCCTCCGACCGCATCGCCGCACTGCTGCGCGCCCTGATGAGAACTCTCAGTGACGAAAGGCTGTAA
- the ftsY gene encoding signal recognition particle-docking protein FtsY, which translates to MAFFSKLRNSLKEVRARWSAGIASLFTSAPVDDAFWDELEERLISGDVGVDLSEKIVADLKQEVKKRNVTSSDELREIFVSMIAERLSSIEGMGRPFTVDDPPLVLLMIGVNGSGKTTSAGKLATQFLSQGKKVVMAAADTFRAAATEQLQVWGERAGVRVVAQKQGSDPAAVAFDAWQALRASGGDVLIVDTAGRLHAKHNLMEELKKIYRVLEREAGAEHIQSILVLDAVMGQNGLAQAETFNRVLPLSSVILSKYDNTAKGGIVLSIASGLKIPIRYIGLGEGIEDLSPFDPAEFAAALMGGADTLDDNEP; encoded by the coding sequence ATGGCCTTTTTCAGCAAGCTGAGGAACAGCCTCAAAGAGGTTCGGGCCCGCTGGAGCGCCGGCATCGCTTCTCTCTTCACCTCCGCTCCCGTGGACGACGCCTTCTGGGACGAACTGGAAGAACGACTGATCTCCGGCGACGTGGGGGTGGACCTGTCCGAAAAAATCGTGGCGGATCTGAAGCAGGAAGTCAAAAAACGAAACGTGACCTCCAGCGATGAACTCAGGGAAATCTTCGTCTCCATGATAGCGGAGCGGCTTTCGTCCATCGAGGGGATGGGGCGGCCCTTTACGGTGGACGATCCTCCTCTGGTGCTTCTGATGATCGGGGTTAACGGCAGCGGAAAAACCACCTCCGCCGGAAAGCTGGCCACACAGTTTCTGAGCCAGGGGAAAAAGGTCGTCATGGCCGCCGCGGACACTTTTCGGGCCGCGGCCACGGAACAGCTGCAGGTGTGGGGAGAGCGGGCGGGAGTCAGAGTCGTCGCCCAAAAACAGGGCAGTGATCCGGCAGCGGTGGCTTTCGACGCATGGCAGGCCCTGCGGGCCTCCGGCGGGGACGTTCTGATCGTGGACACGGCAGGGCGTCTGCACGCAAAGCATAACCTGATGGAAGAACTTAAAAAAATCTACAGAGTCCTGGAGCGCGAAGCGGGAGCAGAGCACATTCAATCCATCCTCGTTCTGGACGCGGTCATGGGGCAGAACGGCCTGGCCCAGGCGGAGACCTTCAACCGCGTTTTGCCCCTCTCCTCCGTGATCCTTTCAAAATACGACAACACGGCAAAAGGCGGCATCGTGCTGTCCATCGCCTCCGGGCTGAAAATTCCCATACGCTACATCGGACTGGGCGAGGGAATCGAAGACCTGAGTCCCTTCGACCCCGCGGAATTCGCCGCCGCTCTTATGGGCGGAGCGGATACCCTCGATGACAACGAGCCGTAA
- a CDS encoding peptidase S55, translating to MPASRLRPGMRGYALTVLKGTKPARLPVEIVSVIPRKDSAKNAVLIRVLPSSSRAAGSFAQGMSGSPVFIDDRLVGAIGTGWNFSDHKTALVTPIEAMRGVFSHPDAPKLLKSSGQEKTSDRASDLFLSSSTLTAGGLSQESALNLGERLGVPLESVPWDAAGDLPVKSEKFRPGDAISVLLAWGDVEISATGTVTATSKDGRFLAFGHPFLNRGAVNFPVGKAYIHDIVSSRLFPFKLASPLSLTGTATQDRNEGIGGRMGYFTPSIPATLTFLDLDAGNGKRTEKKFRMAPDETLGPKLLEGIYKGLLDDQWQRRGQGTLMVTLRVEGQGMTEGWTRTNMFFSENDASSVALRESAAIMELFLRQPFREIFPVGFRLDVSATQEPKILLIEDVNVSSDVKPGDTLDVEVTLRPWRRSPVKKKFELTVPKDVTGVCELVVRGGGINSLTQTAIEGGWKSIDGFARMMKEISAVDANNELIVELLHDRIGSLEDRQTAKEKKSSAELLPEEKEFLSETKARRIKEGTLRISRSEYVVDGIMKRVVNVAGEN from the coding sequence ATGCCGGCGAGCCGTTTGCGTCCGGGAATGCGGGGCTACGCGCTGACGGTGCTGAAGGGGACGAAACCCGCGCGTCTGCCGGTGGAAATTGTCAGCGTCATTCCACGAAAGGACTCCGCGAAAAACGCGGTTCTGATACGCGTGCTGCCCTCTTCTTCCAGGGCGGCCGGCAGCTTCGCCCAGGGCATGAGCGGCTCTCCGGTCTTCATTGACGACAGGCTGGTCGGGGCCATCGGGACAGGCTGGAACTTCAGCGACCACAAAACGGCGCTGGTGACCCCCATAGAGGCCATGCGCGGCGTCTTTTCCCATCCCGACGCGCCGAAGCTTCTCAAATCTTCCGGGCAGGAGAAAACCTCCGATCGAGCTTCCGATCTTTTTCTGTCGTCCTCAACCCTCACAGCGGGAGGCCTGAGTCAGGAATCCGCTCTGAATCTGGGAGAGCGGCTGGGAGTTCCTCTGGAGTCGGTCCCCTGGGATGCCGCCGGGGATCTTCCGGTGAAATCTGAAAAATTCCGCCCGGGAGACGCCATCTCCGTGCTTCTGGCCTGGGGAGACGTGGAAATTTCCGCCACGGGAACGGTGACAGCCACGTCAAAGGACGGACGTTTTCTCGCTTTCGGACATCCGTTTCTGAATCGGGGAGCGGTGAATTTTCCCGTGGGAAAGGCGTATATCCACGACATCGTCTCCAGCAGGCTGTTTCCCTTCAAGCTTGCCTCTCCCCTTTCCCTGACGGGCACGGCCACTCAGGACCGGAATGAGGGCATCGGAGGGCGAATGGGATACTTCACGCCCTCTATTCCGGCGACTCTGACGTTTTTGGACCTGGACGCCGGCAATGGGAAACGAACTGAAAAAAAATTTCGCATGGCGCCGGACGAAACCCTTGGACCGAAACTGCTGGAGGGCATTTACAAAGGGCTCCTGGACGATCAGTGGCAGCGCCGGGGACAGGGAACCCTGATGGTTACGCTTCGGGTGGAAGGTCAGGGCATGACGGAAGGGTGGACGCGGACGAACATGTTTTTCTCGGAGAATGACGCCAGCAGCGTCGCTCTTCGGGAATCCGCCGCGATCATGGAACTTTTTCTCCGGCAGCCCTTCAGGGAAATTTTCCCCGTGGGATTTCGACTCGACGTCTCCGCCACACAGGAGCCCAAAATCCTGCTCATCGAGGACGTCAACGTGTCTTCCGACGTAAAACCGGGCGATACTCTGGACGTGGAGGTCACATTGCGCCCCTGGCGGCGTTCTCCCGTCAAAAAGAAATTCGAGCTCACCGTTCCCAAAGACGTCACGGGAGTCTGTGAGCTGGTGGTTCGGGGGGGAGGAATAAACTCCCTCACCCAGACGGCCATTGAGGGAGGCTGGAAGTCCATCGACGGTTTTGCCCGAATGATGAAGGAGATTTCCGCGGTGGACGCCAACAACGAACTTATCGTGGAACTGCTGCACGACCGGATCGGGTCACTGGAGGACCGGCAGACCGCGAAGGAAAAAAAGAGCTCCGCGGAGCTTCTGCCGGAAGAAAAAGAGTTTCTCAGTGAAACGAAAGCCCGACGGATTAAAGAGGGAACTTTGCGCATTTCACGCTCGGAGTACGTGGTGGACGGCATCATGAAACGCGTAGTCAACGTCGCGGGCGAAAACTGA
- the purB gene encoding adenylosuccinate lyase: MIDRYMTGEMSAIWSEENRFEVMLQVELAACRAWSEKGRIPPEALEEILNRAAFDLNRIREIESSVHHDVIAFVSSVAEKVGESGRYIHIGLTSSDVLDTASSIMLRESLQIVKKATLDLDAAVTEKARQYKHLPCIGRTHGIHAEPMTLGLKFLNWHAELERDLARLDLAISQISAGKISGAVGTYALCPPEIEARVCEILNLTPAGVSNQILQRDRHAVVLNAIALLGAGLERMATEIRHLQRTEVSEISEPFGSSQKGSSAMPHKRNPIRSERVCGLARLLRGYAMTALENIALWHERDISHSSTERVIWPDAFHAAHFMLLDMADLIRKLAVDEDRIQKNLAGTGGLVYSQRVMLDLIDELKVPRETAYKIVQENAMRTAAGEGNFFDLLKNDSRLKGIIDEARLASLFDVKFYTRFVDRIFERFQL, encoded by the coding sequence TTGATCGATCGTTATATGACCGGGGAAATGTCTGCGATATGGAGCGAAGAAAATCGCTTCGAGGTGATGTTGCAGGTGGAGCTTGCCGCCTGCAGGGCATGGAGTGAAAAAGGACGCATTCCCCCGGAGGCGCTGGAGGAAATTCTGAACCGGGCCGCGTTTGACCTGAATCGCATCCGGGAAATTGAGAGCTCCGTCCACCATGACGTCATCGCCTTCGTTTCCTCGGTGGCCGAGAAGGTGGGAGAAAGCGGACGCTACATCCACATCGGTCTCACCAGCAGCGACGTTCTGGACACAGCGTCTTCGATCATGCTGAGGGAGTCGCTTCAGATCGTCAAAAAAGCGACGCTGGACCTGGACGCCGCCGTGACGGAAAAAGCCCGCCAGTATAAGCACCTCCCCTGTATCGGCCGCACTCATGGAATCCACGCCGAACCCATGACCCTTGGACTGAAGTTTTTGAACTGGCATGCCGAGCTGGAGCGGGATCTGGCCCGTCTGGACCTTGCCATCTCTCAGATCTCCGCTGGTAAAATATCCGGAGCGGTGGGAACCTACGCGCTCTGCCCCCCTGAAATCGAAGCCCGGGTCTGCGAGATTTTGAACCTGACCCCCGCCGGAGTTTCCAATCAGATTCTCCAGAGGGACCGGCACGCCGTCGTCCTGAACGCCATCGCCCTGCTGGGGGCCGGTCTGGAACGCATGGCCACGGAAATTCGCCACCTTCAGCGCACCGAGGTTTCAGAGATTTCCGAACCCTTTGGGAGTTCACAGAAGGGCTCCAGCGCCATGCCCCACAAGCGCAACCCCATACGCAGCGAGCGTGTCTGCGGATTGGCGCGGCTTCTGCGGGGATACGCCATGACCGCTCTGGAAAACATCGCTCTGTGGCACGAGCGGGACATCAGCCATTCCTCCACGGAGCGGGTGATCTGGCCGGACGCCTTTCACGCGGCGCATTTCATGCTGCTGGATATGGCGGACCTGATCCGGAAACTCGCAGTGGATGAAGACCGGATTCAAAAGAACCTGGCCGGTACGGGAGGGCTGGTCTACAGTCAGCGGGTCATGCTGGACCTCATCGACGAACTGAAGGTCCCCCGTGAAACGGCCTACAAAATCGTTCAGGAAAACGCCATGCGAACGGCCGCCGGCGAGGGGAATTTTTTCGACCTGCTGAAAAACGACAGCCGCCTGAAGGGCATTATCGACGAAGCAAGGCTGGCCTCCCTCTTCGACGTGAAATTCTATACCCGTTTCGTGGACCGGATTTTTGAACGATTCCAGCTCTGA
- the tmk gene encoding dTMP kinase, whose protein sequence is MAANRDNGQGVFITFEGIDGCGKSTQAERLAAFLKKTPGAEGVLRTFEPGGWKGGRLLRDLLLGDTPLGLRTELLLFLADRSGHLDAEILPALRQKQWVICERYTDSTFAYQSWGRGGSFSEMESLFQWCRFPVPDLTIFLDIDLDAAFSRLTARGGTDRIESDGRAFMGRVAEGFRELAKRAPERIVTVDAGRSVEQVAENVREHVTALLETLRG, encoded by the coding sequence ATGGCGGCGAACAGGGATAACGGACAGGGCGTTTTTATCACATTCGAGGGAATCGACGGCTGCGGAAAAAGCACTCAGGCGGAACGTCTGGCCGCTTTTCTGAAAAAAACTCCCGGCGCGGAAGGCGTTTTGAGAACCTTCGAGCCAGGCGGATGGAAGGGCGGCAGGCTCCTGCGGGACCTCCTGCTGGGAGACACTCCGCTGGGACTGCGGACGGAACTGCTGTTGTTCCTGGCGGACCGCAGCGGGCACCTGGACGCGGAGATTCTTCCGGCGCTCCGGCAAAAACAGTGGGTGATTTGCGAACGTTATACGGATTCCACCTTTGCCTATCAGTCCTGGGGCCGGGGAGGTTCCTTCAGCGAGATGGAGTCGCTTTTTCAGTGGTGCCGATTTCCGGTCCCCGACCTGACGATTTTTCTGGACATCGACCTGGACGCGGCTTTTTCCCGGCTGACGGCAAGAGGCGGAACAGATCGCATCGAGTCCGACGGCAGGGCGTTCATGGGCAGGGTGGCCGAGGGTTTTCGAGAGCTGGCGAAAAGGGCTCCCGAACGAATCGTCACCGTTGATGCGGGCCGAAGCGTGGAACAGGTTGCGGAAAACGTGAGAGAACACGTAACGGCCCTCCTGGAAACGCTCAGAGGATGA
- a CDS encoding M23 family metallopeptidase, with protein sequence MIQAVLSENRTFFPESTNRKTPFQRGTKIFSALVFSLWAFFAARPLYASTSVTFPESWDLGQAFVVALSSHRPFENPSVTWQGRVISLDVEPGREGYVSYALLGAHVRDVKAGNHPLNFDFTQDNRLFRVKCSIALKNRKYPEEELKVANKMINPPKSELERIKQESRLTAAARRTMTAKRLWTTPPTRPVPGVFTSRYGYRRIYNGVPGGYHGGTDFRAAVGTQIRAPFAGTVVLTGDHYYAGKSVYIDSGNGVISLFFHMSEIDVKKGDFIEKGQIIGKTGATGRITGPHLHYGLSLGGQYVDAAPLFSTSVTALLKEMKTEVVRP encoded by the coding sequence ATGATCCAGGCCGTTTTATCTGAAAACCGAACATTTTTCCCCGAAAGCACGAACCGAAAAACTCCTTTCCAACGGGGAACAAAAATTTTCAGCGCCCTTGTTTTTTCTCTGTGGGCGTTTTTCGCCGCCCGTCCGCTTTATGCCTCCACCAGCGTCACCTTTCCGGAAAGCTGGGACCTGGGGCAGGCCTTCGTGGTGGCCCTTTCTTCACACAGGCCCTTTGAAAATCCTTCCGTCACCTGGCAGGGCCGGGTGATCTCCCTTGACGTGGAGCCCGGACGGGAAGGCTACGTCTCCTACGCGCTTTTGGGGGCCCACGTCCGCGACGTCAAGGCCGGCAATCATCCGCTGAACTTTGATTTCACCCAGGATAATCGGCTTTTTCGCGTAAAATGCAGCATCGCTCTCAAAAATCGAAAGTATCCCGAAGAAGAACTGAAGGTCGCGAACAAAATGATCAACCCTCCAAAAAGCGAACTGGAGCGAATCAAACAGGAAAGCCGGCTGACAGCGGCCGCCCGGCGTACCATGACTGCGAAGCGCCTCTGGACAACTCCTCCAACGCGGCCCGTTCCGGGGGTTTTTACGAGTCGATACGGATACCGGCGCATTTACAACGGCGTCCCGGGGGGTTACCATGGGGGAACGGATTTTCGCGCCGCCGTGGGGACGCAGATTCGCGCCCCCTTTGCTGGAACCGTGGTTCTGACGGGAGATCATTACTACGCGGGGAAAAGCGTGTACATCGATTCCGGCAACGGCGTGATCAGCCTCTTCTTTCACATGAGCGAGATCGACGTGAAAAAGGGAGATTTTATCGAAAAAGGGCAGATCATCGGCAAAACCGGAGCTACAGGACGCATCACCGGCCCCCATCTGCACTACGGTCTCAGCCTGGGGGGACAGTACGTGGACGCGGCTCCCCTGTTCTCCACCAGCGTCACCGCGCTTTTAAAAGAAATGAAAACCGAGGTTGTGCGCCCATAA
- a CDS encoding DUF4416 family protein: MGDSRVKLIAGILHPDGEWLNWTIGELTELWGKPEIQAGPFPFTNTDYYRDIAPRLLRSFVCFPGFFDAGGLADWKRASGQIEARSRTPRAVNIDPGYVDGARLVLASTKDHAHRIYLRDRIYAEVTLRYRFGKWVSFDYTFPDFAGGAYDAFLSEARRSWLRERKK, encoded by the coding sequence ATGGGTGACTCCAGAGTTAAACTCATTGCCGGTATTCTTCATCCTGACGGGGAATGGCTGAACTGGACCATCGGGGAACTGACCGAACTCTGGGGGAAACCGGAGATTCAGGCGGGGCCTTTTCCCTTTACGAATACGGACTACTACCGAGACATCGCGCCGCGTTTGTTGCGCAGCTTCGTCTGTTTTCCGGGGTTTTTCGACGCCGGAGGGCTGGCCGACTGGAAACGGGCCTCCGGACAGATCGAAGCCCGAAGCCGGACGCCCCGGGCGGTCAACATCGACCCGGGATATGTGGACGGAGCCCGGCTGGTTCTGGCCTCCACCAAGGACCACGCGCACCGCATCTACCTGCGGGACCGGATTTACGCCGAGGTGACGCTGCGCTACCGGTTCGGAAAATGGGTTTCCTTCGACTACACGTTCCCTGATTTTGCCGGAGGCGCTTACGACGCTTTTCTTTCCGAAGCGCGCCGGTCCTGGCTCAGGGAAAGAAAAAAATAA
- a CDS encoding PHP domain-containing protein, with amino-acid sequence MLRIDLHLHSTFSDGIFSPKALTDKLARAKVSVASLTDHDSVDGVALFLASCRKRAIRAVSGVEFSARHDGILHILGYRFDIEDAALKAALDKNKRARHERNLQICQNLRNLGFDVNLEDVRALAGSDVIGRPHLARLMVNRGYASSLKEAFDKYLKKGGAAYAPRPLLPPEECIRLIRGAGGLPVMAHPLQTTPDLDDLPPLLEKLKDYGLWGLECWASGSSPGEIYRTLGTADRFGLYPTAGSDFHGGDHTAHGVGVVVEESLLPWARFCGGLQ; translated from the coding sequence TTGCTCAGAATTGATCTTCATCTTCACAGTACTTTTTCGGATGGAATTTTCTCTCCGAAGGCACTGACGGATAAGCTCGCCCGGGCAAAGGTTTCGGTGGCCAGTCTGACGGACCATGATTCCGTCGACGGCGTCGCCCTTTTTCTGGCGTCCTGTCGCAAAAGGGCAATTCGTGCCGTGAGCGGGGTCGAATTTTCGGCCCGGCATGACGGGATACTTCATATACTGGGTTATCGTTTCGACATTGAAGACGCTGCGTTGAAGGCTGCTCTCGATAAGAACAAACGGGCCCGGCATGAACGCAACCTTCAAATCTGTCAGAATTTGCGAAATCTCGGTTTTGACGTGAATTTGGAGGATGTTCGCGCTCTGGCCGGATCGGATGTGATTGGGCGTCCTCATTTGGCGCGTCTGATGGTAAACAGGGGATACGCGTCCAGTCTTAAGGAAGCCTTCGATAAATATCTGAAAAAAGGCGGAGCGGCTTACGCGCCTCGCCCTCTCCTGCCGCCTGAAGAGTGCATCCGGCTCATACGGGGAGCGGGAGGATTGCCTGTTATGGCGCACCCTCTTCAGACGACGCCCGATCTCGACGACCTCCCACCCCTTTTGGAAAAGCTGAAAGATTACGGGCTGTGGGGTCTTGAGTGCTGGGCATCGGGCAGCAGCCCCGGGGAGATCTACCGGACTCTCGGGACAGCGGATCGTTTTGGGCTTTACCCCACGGCCGGCTCCGATTTTCATGGAGGGGATCATACCGCCCATGGAGTGGGAGTGGTGGTGGAAGAAAGTCTTTTGCCCTGGGCCCGGTTTTGCGGGGGATTGCAGTAA
- a CDS encoding tyrosine-type recombinase/integrase, giving the protein MGQKSVKIRNELSIAEAEKLLARFRLYLLGERGRSPLTAESYTSDLKQWLKFCEAAGHPPFPPSLAGVSEFRRQMDDQGKRRSTQQRCIAALRSWIHFIELEESEDLDLVMPELPEKTRLEPRILNEAEIKRLFSVCTGSKPLLIRDRAIFEIGYGCGLRASEICALEVLDLDFDSKLLRTLGKGDKERLVPFMGETARSVRIYLDTVRPALNRRGLKRVFLSFSGRPLSRQDLWRILKKHGRQAGITASRLYPHILRHSFATHLLSRGMDMRTLQEMLGHVSLLTTQMYSHFDGEIRDAYDRFHPRA; this is encoded by the coding sequence ATGGGACAGAAGTCAGTTAAAATTCGGAACGAACTGAGCATCGCCGAAGCCGAAAAACTTCTGGCCCGCTTTCGTCTTTATCTTTTGGGAGAACGGGGACGAAGCCCGCTCACCGCCGAGAGCTACACATCTGATTTAAAACAGTGGCTGAAATTCTGCGAGGCGGCCGGCCATCCGCCGTTTCCCCCCTCTCTGGCCGGCGTCAGTGAATTTCGGCGTCAAATGGACGATCAGGGCAAGCGTCGTTCTACCCAGCAGCGCTGTATCGCGGCCCTGCGTTCCTGGATTCACTTCATCGAGCTGGAAGAGTCCGAGGACCTGGATCTCGTCATGCCCGAGCTTCCGGAGAAGACGCGCCTGGAACCGCGCATTCTGAATGAGGCTGAAATCAAGCGTCTGTTCAGTGTCTGCACGGGAAGCAAACCGCTGCTCATCCGGGATCGGGCCATTTTCGAGATCGGTTACGGCTGCGGATTGCGGGCCAGTGAAATTTGCGCACTGGAGGTTCTGGACCTGGACTTCGACTCAAAACTTCTGAGAACCCTGGGGAAGGGCGACAAGGAACGGCTGGTCCCCTTCATGGGAGAAACGGCCCGAAGCGTGAGAATCTACCTCGACACCGTGCGCCCCGCCCTGAACCGCAGAGGGTTGAAAAGGGTCTTTCTCTCCTTTTCGGGACGCCCTCTGAGCCGTCAGGACCTATGGCGTATTCTGAAAAAGCACGGCAGACAGGCGGGAATTACGGCCTCCCGGCTGTATCCCCACATTTTGAGGCACAGCTTCGCCACCCACCTTCTGTCGAGAGGAATGGACATGCGCACTCTGCAGGAGATGCTGGGCCACGTCTCCCTCCTGACGACTCAGATGTACTCCCATTTCGACGGGGAAATTCGAGACGCCTACGACCGTTTTCACCCGAGAGCATAA
- a CDS encoding DUF327 family protein — protein sequence MKVGRGTDSKVEHQSGGSGRYHSGAQSLSPVRASFADSMENMTEEMELQALLDHLDAVTLKLSVFPAEGLLMEYKSILRELLKKIMKGFNLRRDLKWRRSDRATYVTVEKAEAAMAELEQIFSQESNRTRTLQLLEEIKGCLISLLF from the coding sequence ATGAAGGTCGGCCGGGGAACGGACAGCAAGGTAGAGCATCAAAGCGGCGGGAGCGGACGTTACCACTCCGGCGCTCAGTCTCTGTCGCCGGTGAGGGCTTCCTTCGCGGACTCCATGGAGAACATGACGGAAGAAATGGAGCTTCAGGCCCTTCTGGACCACCTCGACGCCGTCACTCTGAAACTGTCGGTTTTTCCGGCCGAAGGTCTGTTGATGGAGTACAAATCCATCCTCAGAGAACTTTTGAAGAAAATCATGAAGGGATTCAACCTGCGCCGGGATCTGAAATGGCGGCGCAGCGACCGCGCCACCTACGTCACGGTCGAGAAGGCGGAGGCCGCCATGGCGGAACTGGAACAGATATTCTCGCAGGAAAGCAACAGAACGCGCACGCTTCAACTTCTGGAGGAGATAAAAGGATGCCTGATCTCACTCCTGTTTTAG